The Papilio machaon chromosome 17, ilPapMach1.1, whole genome shotgun sequence genome segment ttgtattatttaacccatatctaaaataaatacgcaaaatatttaaatataaattactcgTCCCATATcgttaaaagatttaatttattaattttgatagtcTAGAGGCGTAACTTCCTTTTAGCGCCGACTGCAAACTGCTAATATGTTTATATCCTGCTAAATCACCAAggttttctaataattaaagCCGTAGTTTTTGCATTATAAgtttgcaaataaaacaaatttaatatttatttaaactaacgCGACGATCCAAATTTGTTCATCAAATATTGTGCTATATAAATTCGCGCGACCTCGAGCCTCAGACAATTATACACTGAGTGTGACGTCATTTAGTTTTGTATACAGAAAATAGCAAACGAACAATCGTCTCAACCTcataaatttcttattatttaaatgacataataatttaatctctAAACCAATGTAATGAGGCATATTTTCCGTTGTTCCTAAGTTTGAGTGTTTAATATGAGAAATGGGATAACGACAATATGTCGTTAATTCCAGATTCGGTCCGCACGAGGAGCGGCGCGTGCGGCTGGCCACGGAGAAGCCGCCCGCGCTGGGTGCTCCGCCCCGCTCCCGCTACCCCCTGGTGGTGGTGCTGGCGCGCGACTTGCGCGACACGCACCGTCTGCGCCCCGACGACACGGTACCCGCTCCCCCCACAGCAATCCACAAACTTCTTCGTAGAGCGGGGTACATGTTCTTGTGTTGCCCGCAGGTGGCGCTCGTGAGCGTGGTGCACATCCGCGACGAGCAGTGCGCGCTGCCCAGCGGCGTCATCGCGCAGTACCTCAAGCAGGCCAACGGCCACCTCTCCTGCCTCAAGGTACGCCCCGCCCCACACCCAAAACCCCGCCCCCGTCCCCGCCGCTGCTCATACTGAATGTGCGTCGTGTTGCGCAGCAACTGTACGTGTCGGGCGAGGTGGGCCCTGTGGGCGCGCTGGACGCCGTGGACGCGCTGGACGCGGTGGACGCGATGGACGCGGGCGAGTGCGCGCTGTGCTGCGTGTGCGCGTCCGCCCCGCTGTCGCGCGCGCTGCTGCCGTGCCGACACGCCTGCCTGTGCGCGCGCTGCCTGCGTGAGTGTCTGCGCCGACACGAGGACACGAGCCAGGTCACACTTCACCACTCCACTAAACGTGCACTCGTACGGTTTTCAGCGAAGCTGGAGAAGTGCCCCATCTGCCGCAGCGACATCACCAGCTACTTCTGTCTGCGCAACGAGGAGGAGCCGCACGCGGACCGCAAGCCGCGCCTCGCGCTCAACCGCCGCCTGCTCGACCTCTTCCACTACCACTAGCCGGACCTTGTTGTGGTGTGTGTGAGGTGCGGCACAAAGACATTAGTGTACGTTGTTGTGAGGAGCAGTCCGCGGGCCCCGCAGCGCCCTGCGCGGGCCAAAttatttgtgatatttttttgccGACCGACCGACTGGTTATTTATTCGATTGTGCAATAAAATCCGCAGTCACCACTGACACTTACCGATCACTGGACTTTCCTTGAGGTCCTCCAGCCCCGCCCCGAGCCCCGCCCCGAGCCCCGCCCCCGGCCCCGTGTTATGTATGAACAAAATGAGCTATTCTGTGATTTAACACATTCATATCATAGTTAGCTCAAAAAACCTTGTGGTGAATAAATACTTTAGAAACCACTAAAATGATGTTAACATTCTTATCTccaatgtaaaattttgtcgCCGACCGAATAAGTTAAACTGAATTTGTGTTCAATCAAACACAAACAACTGGactaattgtaatttaactagatttaatactttgttaataattagCAAGTAAGTTGTAATTTTGTACAGCCGCGTGTAGTCTTCCAACTTAGCTTAGAGTCCTAAAGTAACGTAACCTAGATCTCATTGTCacctactttataaatatatgcagctaattatataaatgtgtatCATTGACATCGACAACGACAACGTTCTTCAACTTAAATAACCTTTATTGAAACGTTACaagataaacaaaacataagttattttataatgcaaCATATTATCTCAACTAAATGGCACTCGTAGTGCTAAGTGTGTGCGGCGGAGTCCTCGTCGGCCTCCCTCTGGCGCTGAGCGTACAGCTGCGAGCTCTTGACGGCGGAGTAGAGCGCGAACAGCAGGTGCAGCGCCTGCAGCAGCGCCCGCAGACCTCGCCCCGGCACCGGCACGTCCAGCACCGCGCACGTCAGCGCCGCGTACTGCGCCAGCGAGCACTGCAGCCCCGCCCCCGGCACGCCCAcacccgcccccgcccccgcccccagCACCGCCTCCACGCTCGCCGGCCACTCCTCCATCAGGCTGTCGATGTCCGGcattttactgaaaatgtacattaaaaatatgatacaTTTTCATCCAATGACATTTTGAGAGATTGTACAAGTTTGACAAAGACTTATGTTAAGTAATCACCGACGTGTTGAGTGAACAATTAAACATTCTGCCAAGGAGGTGGCATACTGGCCACTAAcacctttgcctttttaggTATAGacgaaaaaatagaaaaatatagacGAAAAAAAAGGCTCGCGCGGCGTATTTTGACAACGAGATGTAGTAGCTATTAGAGAATTAtgaaatcataataatatatatacgaATGTGAACTGTGATCCtgaacgactcaacagatcttgatgtaatttggcacagatgtagaacatagtctggaagaacacatagactcattaatttttttttaattctgcgagGACGGAATCgtgagcgacagctagtatttaatataaacaaaacaaatgtattCTGGTTGCCGCGCTACTCTTATCAATTTACACACGGCACCCGAGAGCATCCGCAACACCGGAGGCCAAATGTAGGTATGTCGCTCgcatttatgaaaaattaaaaatactaggGATACTGGTAGAGAATATGGGTGAGTGTGACCGACCAGGTGTAGAGGAGCGCGGGCGGCGGCCGGCCGGCGTGCAGCTCGCCCACGTCCCGGATCCAGCGCTCGATGGCGGCCGGGTTGCGCTCCGCCTCGCTGATCTTCCTCGTCAGCTGCAACACACACCTCTGTACCCTCGCCACCTCCTTATACACTATCACaacaatcttacttatattataaatacctaCAAAAGAATAGATAGGTGTTTGTTGttaagtatctccagaacatcTAAAGGATCTAGCGAAAattcggcatagatgtagaaagtagtctgaaagaacacgtGTGCCACTAATTATGTTCTTTAAATTCGGAGCGGACGAAGTCGCCGGCGACGGCCTGTACCTAAAGCTAAAACTCGCCCGACAGCGGAACGCCGTAAAATGAGCAGTCGCAACATACTTGCAAGATACACAAAGGCGGgggttttataaataatagtattttCCTCCCGAGTAGTTAGAAACTTCATAATTTTTCCGTTCTACTCGTATTCATCGTTACTCAAGACAAGATCGAGCTCGAGACGAGAACTTTAGTGCGTGTTATAGTTACAGTAGTCTTGCCGCCGGCGGAGCGAGCGAGCGCGCGCAGGCGCAGCTGCAGCAGCGCCGGCTCACTCTGCGCGGCCGCCGGCTCGTCCAGCAGCGCCGCGCCTGCGCACGTAAAACTCACATTTTCATGTTTCATTAAAGATCGCATatatttgatttcttttaattactcATTGCCCCTGATTTATTGACTTAAAATATCTGCtaagaaatatcaaaaaactaatattcACAGTATCCGAACTCGTGTGTATTTCATATCAaaaatcattgttttaaatgaaaaacttgaATGTGATGTAAATCGCACAGACCTAGGTTGTCAATGTGCTCGAGCAGGCGGTCCGAGAGCGGAGGCGCAGACGGCGTACCGAGTGGCGCGGCGGGCGGAGTGCTTAGCTTTAGCAGGGCATCACAGTCGCCCACGGCGGGCGCGCACTCCGGCACGAACGCGCGCAGCCTCCCCTCTAGCTCGATCTTCTGCGGAGTGTACCTGCAAACCAACACTAgctaatgtataaaaatattatgtattccGCTGCCGTTCCGACAGCTTGGATACAACTTTTTGACGTGCAAACCatcttaagaataaaaaactatttacagtGAAAGTGCTCGCaatgttgcacgaatgggccagctcgcccggtgcaataccacgaccaaaCAGAAGACAGCAAGCAGCCTGAAGTGGAAACAATTTCGCGTTTCCCCTGAATAGTttgcgtgccggaggcctaattttagtccccttcCCACCGGTAATTTATAAGGATAGGGAAGAGGATTTGGCGTAGAAGAGGAAAATATCGTCTTTCTGTCTGTCGATTAAAAGTGGGCAACGGAACTGcatttgcgaatgtctatgggcagcggacGCTTCGCAATTTAGGCGTATTCATGTGGTCGCTTGCTCTTTTGTCACATTTCGCTATAAAGTTTAGACATAAACTTTGCGAGTTCCGACCACGTAAAGTCACCACTCGCCATGAGCGACAATTTAGTTTGTGATGAGCCACGTCGTGCACCGCGGCGCCGCGCCTGTTACATCAATTCGCATGCTATTGGCTCACTTCATTATGTACTGGAACAGGTTCTCCATGTCGGGGGGCACCTTAAGGTCCTGAAAATTCTTGGGGTCGTAGGCGCCCTCCACGGGCAGCGCGCGCCCCGGCATATCGCGCACCGCCACATCCTCGCCGCTATCAGAATCTAAAACAAACACCGTAAGGTTTAACCTGTAATATCAAATGAATTGGCGTTATGTAGTAGATAGGAACACTTTATTACACGGTGAAAAGGCGATGTCCCTAGccttcttttcttttatatattttttttattgttggtgCGGCGACTCTTCTACTGCGTACGTGCCCGCGATTGTGGCCCCAAGCTACTCACTTGACGTTTGCTACcatcaaacaaaaatgttttgtgtaGGTTTATACTTAactatttaacattttgttatcagcacaaaaataaatctacaaCGACGTAGACACTGAGTGCGATGAATAGATAGAAGATTAACCAGAGTGTGAGGTGTCGCGGCGGCGCTGCGGGCCGGGGCGCGGCCGATCGCCGCCGCCTGCCTCGCGCTTTTCGGGTGTCTTCGCTCTCCTTTGCGGCGACTAAATACACAACAGAAagttatagatataaataataaaatgagacAGGTATTTTccgaaaacaaaatttaaattttttgcactgacatattacttttattataattgtgtgaaatgtattgtattgttGACAATATGTTGGCAGTTTCGTGTaactaaaaagaaatgaaGCGAAAGCAGTTGCGTTTCCTGAAATAAAGATTGACCTGATGCAAGAGCGACATCGCGCGTAGACAGAAAGCTATTTCCAACCGCCAAACCTCGCCCCGCCACACGAGGTCCGCGGAACCGGGGGCCAACATAAGCCATTAGACTttcttttcaacattttatgtgggaaatgtatatttttattatatataaacattaattattaattcattataaTGTGATTAAACTTTTACTCTCTCAGACTCACTCCGTATGGTCAAATAATGGCAAAAATCGTCATTGGTACGGAACTGGGATGCCTTTCGACTACAACACGTTACAACTAACCCAATAACTTTGCTAACAAAAGGTGCTTTCAACTTTgattgtatgtatgtgtatgtattaatacatccATTTGatctctttgacaaaacagagactaCGATACAAGACTACTAAGGCAGTTGAAGCCACTTTTAATGTGGCTTGCTCCATAAAAACGTAATCTGTAATATTTGCCCTTGGTCGTTTGTCACAGACGTAAATACTATTTTGATGACGCTAAGCGCTGACCTGGTGGTGCGGCAGCCGGGCGGGTATGTCACCGGCGCCGGGCTCGCTGTCGCTGTCGCTGTCCGAGTGGAAGTCGTGCCTTGCAGTGTGGCGCGCCGGCGGCTGGAACCTGCTCATGGCGGCCCGTACGGCGCCCTCCTCGGAGCTCCCGGAGCTGTCTACTTCCTGCCCCTCCACCACTACGCTCTCGTCGAACATGACCGCATCCTCGCCGTAAATTACGTTCGCTTTCTCGCCGCCGGGCTGCGTCTGACAATGTTTGTCATTCGTTGCCATGACGACCTCAAGGGCAGGACAAGACCGcccggcggcggcgcgctgACTTGCACTCCCCGACCTTTTGACTTCAGCTGGGATGATTCCCGATTCCTGGCACAGCGTGGCACAGCCGGGGCCCACGTGTGTCCGCGATGCCTTCGTAAACATATCGTCGAGTGAAAGGTCGTTGACCCATTTTGATTGTTTAACGACCGCCGTCTAAAATAATCGAGCGCGAGTTTAAGTCTCGCCGTGTCTTCAGATCTATTTCAGGATAGGTGTTTACGTTTCCTGAAAAATGGGACGCAGGAAGTCGCGCTTTCCGCCTTCAACTATGGAGCGCAATGAAATTATGTGTCTCGACACTTTTTTATGGATTGTAGCAAGTTGCAGTAATTcatagaattattatttaaaataatttatcccTGATTATGTAGGGGCTTTTTAACTTTAGTAACGAAGAAAAAGTTGAAAGAATGAATTTTGTTGTATCACTTTTATTATGGATTTTGGACCACATAAACATCATAAAAacagttataattataagaacTTAGTGgtaaataaaagacaattatttattttataaaaattactttaataactaaaacaaCATGCCTGACAATCGTTCACGATATAttacatagatataaaaaagaaattataattatgtcaaaaaaaatctaataactacagaaataatacaaaactatCAATTTATCATCACTCAATTATGTTATCAAAGATATTTTACTGCAACAGAAGATGTACAACAGTTAcacaacaatttaattaaaccaatatttaacattttattaggaTATTTTATGGacgatagaaaaatataaatcgatACATCATGTTGAAATAtgattatcaaaaataattttatgaatattataatCTTTCTACAGTAAAGTAtcggaaaataataattttttcaaatgtaatgCGCATAATACAAcggtaaacaaaaatgtcataagatttttcctttattcTAATGCAAAGCTTTGTCACCATGATTACAACGAGCAACATATTCATTTCCATTTTAACGAGAAACTATTAGTATACCGTATGTTATCTCTTGCTCACAATGTCATCTGATGACGTATCATAAAAATTAGTTGatgttagtttataatatcctaataaagaatataaaataagttgttacaatttatatacaagacattcattttaatataattagattACAGCAAATTATGAAACTATCGATAGTTTCCGAGGCGGTGCATCAACTGTTTATATatcattttacatattatcacaataacagtctttaaaattaaagtatgttGGCACATTATATCCTGATATAGTTGACGTGTTCCTGTTATGAGGAGATAGTGAAGGTCGGTTTGCCGGCACAGCTTGCGGACTGAGGTGGTTTC includes the following:
- the LOC106708822 gene encoding cell growth regulator with RING finger domain protein 1 gives rise to the protein MGSTGLTLADLPNIFIMLGALVALFVMLVILLRNMEVIGIVGEGGEARGRAWARSMPPPRVLMQRVHIPFTFKLVENLPVSYSGVECVVSSRVRYWRASWWGAPVRDLHLALWAALPDILACDHLSFEKFGPHEERRVRLATEKPPALGAPPRSRYPLVVVLARDLRDTHRLRPDDTVALVSVVHIRDEQCALPSGVIAQYLKQANGHLSCLKQLYVSGEVGPVGALDAVDALDAVDAMDAGECALCCVCASAPLSRALLPCRHACLCARCLPKLEKCPICRSDITSYFCLRNEEEPHADRKPRLALNRRLLDLFHYH
- the LOC106708602 gene encoding intraflagellar transport protein 46 homolog, yielding MFTKASRTHVGPGCATLCQESGIIPAEVKRSGSASQRAAAGRSCPALEVVMATNDKHCQTQPGGEKANVIYGEDAVMFDESVVVEGQEVDSSGSSEEGAVRAAMSRFQPPARHTARHDFHSDSDSDSEPGAGDIPARLPHHQSPQRRAKTPEKREAGGGDRPRPGPQRRRDTSHSDSDSGEDVAVRDMPGRALPVEGAYDPKNFQDLKVPPDMENLFQYIMKYTPQKIELEGRLRAFVPECAPAVGDCDALLKLSTPPAAPLGTPSAPPLSDRLLEHIDNLGAALLDEPAAAQSEPALLQLRLRALARSAGGKTTLTRKISEAERNPAAIERWIRDVGELHAGRPPPALLYTCKMPDIDSLMEEWPASVEAVLGAGAGAGVGVPGAGLQCSLAQYAALTCAVLDVPVPGRGLRALLQALHLLFALYSAVKSSQLYAQRQREADEDSAAHT